The proteins below come from a single Syntrophales bacterium genomic window:
- a CDS encoding 3-hydroxyacyl-CoA dehydrogenase NAD-binding domain-containing protein, whose translation MAKVFNMEIDDSGIGVIVFDVAGEKMNTWTEEAFIGFEEIMRELEAARGIRGIVFISGKPDNFLAGANLKLISEIADSAEARRTVELFHGSFARLESLKFPSVAAIHGHCLGGGLEFALACKARIAREGKTTIIGLPEINVGLFPGGGGTQRLPRLIGYPAMELILRGTMLPAAKAYEMGIVDRLIPADADLLLAARVFLEEIIAGKADLKRPEQKFSQIDAVAQLAKEGILKVTRGRELPAPMLALKSMHEGLKVPLEQGLEIERKNFVEVVLSKEAKGSINTFFLKGMTDKPMAMMTMGFTPKPLRSAAVLGFGTMGRGIVIDILRNTTIPVLVKDIPEALEPGRAFVRKTLEGMAEKKRLKTPVDEVMSRLTTVSEYVSAFKDVDIVVEAVFEAIAVKKQVYEELCGMVRDDCIISSNTSSLPINSMSPFVSHNERFAGLHFFSPVWLMQLVEVIQGNNTTRETIDNLLNFVGMIRKRPLVCRDNAGFVVNAMLFPNLTNALQYLEEGNAIEKIDTAMTRFGMPVGPIRLTDEVGIDIPYKVFVGMGVEQETLKSVVEAGRLGLKKSGKGFFLKDGSVDPEVLPLIAKRPSREMSEREIQNGILTAMVQVGSDLLERRIVDDVRMIDVGMIWGIGFPADKGGPMKWADLIGLSKQLYGKNFY comes from the coding sequence ATGGCCAAGGTTTTCAATATGGAGATTGATGATTCCGGAATAGGGGTGATTGTCTTTGATGTCGCCGGCGAAAAGATGAATACTTGGACGGAGGAGGCTTTTATCGGTTTTGAAGAGATTATGCGCGAACTGGAAGCCGCCCGGGGCATACGCGGGATCGTCTTTATTTCCGGAAAGCCCGATAATTTTCTGGCCGGCGCTAATTTGAAGCTTATTTCCGAAATAGCTGACTCCGCTGAGGCAAGGCGCACCGTCGAGCTTTTTCATGGCTCATTTGCCCGTTTGGAGTCGCTTAAGTTTCCCTCGGTCGCGGCGATTCACGGTCATTGCCTCGGAGGAGGGCTGGAATTTGCGCTTGCCTGTAAGGCGAGGATCGCCAGAGAGGGAAAAACCACGATTATTGGCTTGCCGGAAATCAACGTCGGTCTTTTTCCCGGCGGGGGAGGCACCCAGCGGCTCCCCCGTCTGATCGGCTATCCGGCCATGGAGCTTATCCTGAGAGGGACGATGCTGCCGGCGGCGAAGGCCTACGAGATGGGCATTGTTGACAGGCTGATTCCTGCTGATGCTGATTTGCTTTTGGCGGCCAGGGTTTTTCTTGAGGAGATCATCGCGGGAAAGGCTGACCTGAAAAGACCGGAACAGAAATTCTCCCAGATAGATGCCGTAGCCCAGTTGGCAAAAGAAGGAATCCTGAAGGTTACCAGAGGACGGGAGCTTCCCGCCCCAATGCTGGCGCTGAAGTCCATGCACGAAGGGTTAAAGGTTCCGCTGGAGCAGGGGCTGGAGATCGAACGCAAAAATTTTGTCGAGGTTGTGTTGTCGAAGGAGGCCAAGGGCAGCATCAATACCTTTTTTCTGAAGGGGATGACGGATAAACCCATGGCGATGATGACTATGGGTTTTACTCCGAAGCCGTTGCGGAGCGCTGCGGTCCTTGGATTCGGAACCATGGGAAGGGGAATCGTGATCGATATCCTCCGCAACACAACAATTCCCGTTCTGGTAAAGGACATTCCGGAGGCTCTGGAGCCGGGAAGGGCCTTCGTCAGAAAGACGCTCGAAGGGATGGCCGAGAAGAAACGGCTCAAAACCCCTGTCGATGAAGTAATGTCCCGTCTGACAACCGTCTCGGAGTACGTCTCCGCCTTCAAGGATGTGGATATTGTCGTTGAGGCCGTTTTCGAAGCGATTGCGGTAAAAAAACAGGTCTATGAGGAACTCTGCGGCATGGTTCGCGATGACTGCATTATCTCCAGCAACACCTCCTCCCTCCCGATCAACTCCATGTCGCCGTTTGTCAGTCATAACGAACGCTTTGCCGGCCTCCATTTCTTTTCTCCGGTCTGGCTGATGCAATTGGTTGAGGTAATTCAGGGTAACAACACTACCCGGGAGACGATTGACAACCTGCTTAATTTTGTCGGCATGATCAGAAAGCGGCCGCTTGTCTGCCGCGACAACGCCGGATTTGTCGTCAATGCGATGCTCTTTCCCAACCTCACCAATGCGCTTCAGTATCTCGAAGAGGGGAACGCGATCGAGAAGATAGATACGGCGATGACCCGCTTTGGAATGCCGGTGGGGCCGATCCGGCTTACCGATGAAGTGGGAATAGACATCCCCTATAAGGTATTTGTCGGCATGGGGGTTGAGCAGGAGACTCTTAAAAGTGTCGTGGAAGCGGGAAGGCTTGGTCTCAAAAAATCGGGGAAGGGGTTCTTTTTAAAGGATGGCAGCGTCGATCCGGAAGTGTTGCCGCTGATTGCAAAACGTCCATCCCGGGAGATGAGCGAAAGGGAAATCCAGAACGGCATTCTAACTGCGATGGTTCAAGTAGGCAGTGATCTGCTCGAGCGCCGGATAGTGGATGACGTCCGGATGATCGATGTAGGGATGATCTGGGGGATAGGTTTTCCAGCCGATAAAGGCGGACCAATGAAATGGGCCGACCTGATCGGATTAAGCAAGCAGCTCTACGGCAAAAATTTTTACTAA
- a CDS encoding SDR family NAD(P)-dependent oxidoreductase codes for MQIKDSIAVVTGGASGMGETCVRMLAAEGARVAIFDVVAERGEKIAAELGPNVIFAHTDVTSDESARAAIEKTVAAFGTINVAINCAGVGDPGKILSRKGVLSLDFFTRVVRINLIGTFNITRLAIEQMAKNEPNGEGERGVVVNTASVAAFEGQIGQAAYGASKAGVVGMTLPVARECADYGIRVMAIAPGLIDTPMMAGLPESVRVELAGTVPFPKRLGRPAEFAALVRHILENSLLNGECIRLDGALRMTAR; via the coding sequence ATGCAGATTAAGGATTCGATTGCCGTTGTTACCGGGGGGGCTTCAGGGATGGGAGAGACATGCGTCAGGATGCTGGCCGCAGAGGGGGCAAGAGTTGCAATCTTTGATGTCGTTGCCGAACGGGGTGAAAAAATCGCCGCGGAACTGGGGCCTAATGTTATCTTTGCTCATACCGATGTGACGAGCGACGAAAGCGCCCGGGCGGCGATCGAGAAGACGGTCGCGGCATTCGGGACAATCAATGTCGCTATCAATTGCGCAGGGGTTGGCGATCCGGGTAAGATTTTATCGAGAAAAGGCGTCCTGTCGCTTGATTTTTTCACCAGGGTTGTCCGGATTAATCTGATCGGCACCTTTAACATCACAAGGCTGGCGATCGAGCAGATGGCAAAAAACGAGCCTAATGGGGAGGGGGAAAGAGGGGTAGTAGTCAATACCGCTTCTGTCGCCGCTTTTGAAGGCCAGATCGGCCAGGCCGCTTATGGCGCCTCCAAGGCCGGCGTGGTGGGGATGACGCTTCCCGTGGCAAGGGAGTGCGCCGATTACGGCATCCGCGTAATGGCGATTGCGCCTGGTTTGATCGATACCCCGATGATGGCCGGGCTGCCGGAGAGCGTGAGGGTGGAACTGGCAGGGACGGTCCCGTTTCCGAAACGACTTGGCAGACCCGCGGAGTTCGCGGCGCTTGTGCGCCACATATTGGAAAACTCTTTGTTAAACGGAGAATGCATCCGTCTTGATGGGGCGCTAAGGATGACGGCCAGATAA
- a CDS encoding metallophosphoesterase has product MPERKSGWNNLKGFDLKLFLLFFLLIYGGFHLLFFLRIQAAIRMGGMGFAILLLLLAAGFLAPLIIRALEGRVSDLLVRFLALLGYYWMAFLLFFLFVSLFVELYNFVALAVVSRFNGNIDAFIPTAGMRFMIPAAVAVLLAVYGSFEAGSLRTEFLTIHSEKIPKEIGKIRIVQISDVHIGGALQAGNVSGIIRAVREAAPDVVVSTGDLVDGRGTYLEEAARQFSEIKPKWGKFAVAGNHEFYLGIDKATEFMEEAGFVFLRNRTATIAGAVDLIGVDDPGGVMEAKVIVDDRELLSRTEGNHFKILLKHRPDVEKKAIGFFELQLSGHTHSGQIFPFSIVTNLVFPYHAGDYQLSQESLLHVNRGAGVWGPPIRLLAPPEIMVIDLLSK; this is encoded by the coding sequence TTGCCTGAGCGTAAATCAGGCTGGAATAATTTGAAGGGATTCGATTTGAAGCTTTTCCTGTTATTTTTTCTGCTTATCTATGGAGGGTTTCACCTCCTTTTTTTTCTCAGGATTCAGGCGGCCATTCGTATGGGAGGGATGGGCTTCGCCATCCTTTTGCTCCTGCTGGCGGCAGGTTTCCTGGCCCCGCTGATTATTCGCGCCTTGGAGGGAAGGGTAAGCGATTTGCTTGTCCGTTTCCTTGCGTTGCTGGGCTACTACTGGATGGCTTTTCTGCTGTTTTTTCTCTTTGTTTCGCTGTTTGTTGAACTGTATAATTTTGTTGCGCTGGCAGTTGTGAGCAGATTCAATGGCAATATAGATGCCTTTATTCCCACGGCCGGGATGCGTTTTATGATTCCTGCGGCGGTTGCAGTTCTTCTGGCAGTTTATGGTTCATTCGAGGCCGGCAGCCTCCGCACCGAATTCCTGACCATCCATTCCGAGAAGATACCTAAGGAAATAGGCAAAATACGAATAGTGCAGATTTCCGACGTGCATATCGGAGGGGCGTTGCAAGCTGGAAATGTTTCCGGTATAATTCGCGCTGTCCGGGAGGCAGCCCCGGATGTCGTCGTTTCTACGGGCGATCTTGTTGACGGCAGAGGCACATATCTTGAGGAGGCTGCGCGCCAGTTCAGCGAAATCAAGCCAAAATGGGGAAAGTTCGCTGTTGCGGGAAACCATGAGTTTTACCTGGGCATTGATAAGGCGACCGAATTTATGGAAGAAGCCGGGTTTGTTTTTTTACGCAACCGGACGGCAACGATCGCCGGGGCGGTTGATCTAATCGGCGTTGATGACCCTGGAGGCGTCATGGAAGCAAAGGTTATTGTTGATGACCGGGAACTCCTTTCCCGTACAGAGGGCAACCATTTCAAAATTCTTCTCAAACACCGGCCAGATGTTGAAAAAAAAGCGATCGGTTTTTTCGAGCTGCAACTTTCAGGACACACCCACAGTGGGCAGATATTTCCCTTCAGCATCGTTACCAACCTGGTCTTTCCTTACCATGCTGGCGATTACCAGCTTTCGCAGGAATCTCTGCTGCATGTGAACAGAGGCGCCGGGGTCTGGGGGCCGCCTATTCGCCTGTTGGCGCCGCCTGAGATCATGGTTATAGATCTGTTATCCAAATAA
- the larE gene encoding ATP-dependent sacrificial sulfur transferase LarE gives MQIIKEKHRKLRSLLKNTGGLVVAYSGGCDSTLLAYVARETLGSSSLCVLLSSESYPQSETDQALNTAAALGLSVITITESMVADLDFTANTIERCYFCKKRLFARLLEIGRQYSLYFVADGSNRDDSDDYRPGKRASEELGVISPLQDAGFTKDDVRKLSRQLNLPTWNKPSLACLASRIPYGTKIDPAILQRIGKAEQILKERGFNQVRVRHHGDIARIEVETTEIKRLAADENRLDVEREFKKLGYLYVTLDLNGYKTGSMNAVLKSQ, from the coding sequence ATGCAGATTATTAAAGAAAAGCATAGGAAACTGCGCTCTTTGCTGAAAAATACGGGAGGCTTGGTGGTCGCCTATTCCGGCGGCTGCGACAGCACCCTGCTGGCATATGTTGCCAGGGAAACACTGGGAAGCAGCTCCCTTTGCGTGCTTCTTTCCTCCGAGTCATATCCCCAGAGCGAAACGGATCAGGCATTGAATACAGCCGCCGCCCTAGGGTTGTCTGTAATAACCATAACGGAAAGCATGGTCGCCGACCTTGATTTTACAGCCAACACGATCGAACGTTGCTATTTTTGCAAGAAAAGACTGTTCGCAAGATTGTTGGAGATCGGGCGTCAGTACTCTCTTTACTTCGTCGCCGATGGGTCAAACCGGGACGACTCCGATGACTACCGTCCGGGCAAACGCGCCTCAGAGGAACTGGGCGTTATAAGCCCCCTGCAGGATGCAGGGTTTACAAAAGATGATGTGCGGAAACTTTCCCGTCAACTGAACCTGCCGACCTGGAACAAACCGTCCCTGGCCTGCCTCGCCTCGCGAATTCCTTATGGGACGAAAATCGACCCAGCCATTCTTCAGCGCATCGGCAAGGCTGAGCAAATTCTTAAAGAGAGGGGCTTTAATCAGGTGCGGGTTCGACACCATGGAGATATCGCCCGCATTGAGGTGGAAACTACTGAAATAAAACGCCTTGCTGCGGATGAAAATAGATTGGATGTTGAGCGGGAATTCAAAAAATTGGGATACCTGTATGTCACCCTGGACTTGAACGGTTACAAAACGGGAAGCATGAATGCGGTTCTGAAAAGTCAATAG
- a CDS encoding methionine synthase, giving the protein MTHIFNCMATAIGSMPNLDADAALEMALRYLPEAPAWPQLPQRDYRERMDVQYSESLPGLILDENMKKVSFNTAGDLTDDLEKFFTRYLEKDYEYFRISESYALGFHAFLKALNKGAAANATYLKGQITGPLTAGTSLKDDNGIDIIHNETLFDVLVKGLTMKALWQIEKLKPFGKPVIILMDEPSMESLGSAFSAVSSDLVAEKINEIADAIHEAGGLAGIHCCGNADWSMIFNARIDIVNFDAYEYMEKVMLYPADIKKFTESGGALAWGIVPTGSYKGSETPALLLSKLDAGIKYLEKQGIPREIILRQSLITPACGMGSLNPEKAEAILKLLQQVAEGMQLKIAAR; this is encoded by the coding sequence ATGACCCATATCTTCAACTGCATGGCAACCGCAATTGGCAGCATGCCCAATCTGGACGCCGACGCCGCCCTGGAAATGGCGCTCCGCTATCTTCCCGAGGCGCCGGCATGGCCCCAGCTCCCCCAGAGAGATTACCGGGAGAGAATGGATGTCCAGTACAGCGAGTCGCTACCGGGGCTTATTCTCGATGAAAATATGAAGAAGGTTTCCTTCAACACAGCCGGCGACCTTACCGACGATCTTGAAAAATTCTTCACGCGGTATCTGGAAAAAGACTACGAGTACTTCAGGATATCTGAGTCTTACGCCCTCGGCTTCCATGCTTTCCTGAAGGCGCTGAATAAAGGCGCGGCCGCAAATGCCACTTATCTGAAGGGACAGATAACCGGCCCTCTCACCGCTGGAACGTCGCTGAAAGATGATAACGGAATCGACATCATCCACAATGAAACGCTTTTCGACGTCCTAGTAAAGGGACTGACGATGAAGGCCCTCTGGCAAATCGAAAAACTAAAGCCGTTTGGAAAACCGGTCATTATTCTTATGGATGAGCCCTCCATGGAATCGCTCGGCTCCGCCTTCTCGGCTGTCTCCTCTGACCTTGTCGCGGAAAAAATCAACGAAATAGCCGACGCCATTCATGAAGCGGGAGGCCTTGCCGGCATCCACTGTTGCGGAAATGCGGACTGGTCTATGATATTCAACGCGCGAATCGATATCGTCAACTTCGACGCTTATGAATACATGGAAAAGGTCATGCTTTATCCAGCCGATATCAAGAAATTTACCGAAAGCGGAGGGGCGCTTGCCTGGGGGATTGTTCCAACCGGTTCATACAAAGGTTCAGAAACGCCGGCACTGCTTCTTTCCAAGCTCGATGCCGGAATAAAGTATCTTGAAAAGCAGGGCATCCCTCGTGAAATCATTCTCCGCCAGAGTCTGATCACCCCGGCGTGTGGAATGGGCAGTCTTAACCCTGAAAAGGCCGAAGCAATCCTGAAACTCCTCCAGCAGGTAGCGGAAGGGATGCAGCTTAAAATTGCCGCACGTTAA
- a CDS encoding ABC transporter ATP-binding protein, translating to MTNNRVGDEVILKGEEITLSFGGITALMSVNFSVKKGEVFSIIGPNGAGKSSMYNVINGFYHPQRGKVIFKGKEITHLKPFQIARLGIARSFQNIELFKNMTVLENMMLGRHIHIKYGLLASMLYFGPGRKEEVKHRKRVEDVIDFLEIEHIRKKHVGTLPYGLQKRVEMARALCLEPEILLLDEPMAGMNLEETEDMCRFIVDVNTEWGVTVLLIEHDMGVVMDLSDRMMVLDFGESIAEGTPDEIQKNEMVAKAYLGDSEGVFLGR from the coding sequence GTGACAAATAATCGCGTTGGGGATGAGGTTATCCTGAAGGGCGAGGAGATCACCTTGAGCTTCGGGGGGATAACGGCTCTCATGTCCGTGAATTTCTCGGTGAAAAAAGGAGAGGTGTTTTCAATCATCGGCCCGAACGGCGCCGGTAAAAGCAGCATGTACAACGTAATCAATGGCTTTTACCACCCACAGCGGGGAAAGGTTATTTTTAAAGGCAAAGAGATAACGCACCTCAAACCATTCCAGATCGCCCGCCTGGGCATTGCCCGAAGTTTCCAGAATATTGAGTTGTTCAAGAACATGACTGTTCTGGAAAACATGATGCTCGGGCGCCATATCCATATTAAATACGGTCTTCTGGCCTCGATGCTCTATTTCGGACCAGGCCGCAAGGAAGAGGTAAAGCACCGGAAACGCGTCGAAGACGTCATCGATTTCCTCGAGATTGAACACATCCGGAAAAAACATGTAGGAACATTGCCCTACGGGCTTCAGAAGCGGGTGGAAATGGCCCGGGCGCTCTGCCTGGAACCGGAAATCCTGCTTCTGGACGAACCGATGGCCGGCATGAACCTCGAAGAAACCGAGGACATGTGCCGGTTTATCGTTGATGTCAACACTGAGTGGGGTGTCACGGTACTTCTTATTGAGCATGATATGGGAGTTGTAATGGATCTGTCCGACAGGATGATGGTTCTCGATTTCGGCGAGAGCATCGCCGAAGGAACGCCGGATGAGATCCAGAAAAACGAAATGGTTGCAAAAGCCTATCTGGGGGATTCAGAGGGCGTATTTCTCGGAAGATAA
- a CDS encoding AMP-binding protein: MAADTFPKLLMERAKRYGSGKIAIREKDLGIWQSFTWQEYLEKVKYFSLGLISLGFEPGDKIAVIGDNKPEWVIAELAAQAACGYGVGIYQDSILKEIAHIINHSDAKFVVAEDQEQCDKILDMIEDLPNIKKVIYYDPKGMSKYGDEILAHFPDIIALGREYEKTHPGLFEKNVESTKEDDISWICTTSGTTGLPKLAMLTHKNLISMASNLGKFDPKYETDNIVSFLPLPWVGEQMIAVASGLLFGMTVNFPESAESAQADLREIGPNVMFSPPRVWENLCASVQVKVMDASWLKRAIFNVSLPIGEKWSEYKFAKKTPPLYFTIIYYLAYYAVFKALKDRLGFSNIRSATTGGAALGPDTFKFFHALGISLKQIYGQTEIAGISCVHKDNDINPDTMGQPIPETEMKISETGEILSKGPAVFAGYYKQPEETANTVIDGWLHSGDAGYLTPDGHIVVIDRIKDVMSLIDGVKFSPQFIENKLKFSPYVKEAVTVGHNRDFIIAMISIDFGIVGNWAERHRINFTTYTDLSSKPEVIDLIQSEAEKVNKGLPENARIRRFVLLYKELDADDDELTRTGKVRRHYVEEKYAEIIEGMYSGSDSIKIDATIKFQDGKTSTIHTVMAVRNV; the protein is encoded by the coding sequence ATGGCGGCGGATACATTTCCGAAACTATTGATGGAACGGGCCAAGCGGTACGGATCCGGCAAGATTGCCATTCGCGAAAAGGATCTCGGCATCTGGCAGTCATTCACCTGGCAGGAATATCTTGAAAAGGTCAAATATTTTTCCCTCGGTCTGATCAGCCTTGGATTTGAACCGGGCGACAAGATAGCGGTCATCGGCGACAACAAGCCGGAATGGGTTATTGCGGAACTGGCCGCGCAAGCGGCATGCGGATATGGCGTGGGAATTTATCAGGACTCCATCCTCAAGGAAATTGCCCATATTATCAACCACTCGGATGCGAAGTTTGTAGTTGCCGAAGATCAGGAGCAGTGTGACAAGATTCTCGACATGATCGAAGATCTGCCTAATATTAAAAAGGTGATTTATTACGACCCCAAGGGGATGAGCAAATACGGGGATGAGATTCTTGCCCATTTTCCGGACATCATCGCTCTGGGCAGGGAGTACGAAAAAACCCATCCGGGCCTGTTTGAAAAAAATGTGGAAAGCACCAAAGAGGACGATATCTCCTGGATATGCACAACCTCGGGCACAACAGGGCTTCCGAAACTGGCAATGCTGACTCATAAAAACCTTATCTCCATGGCCTCCAATCTCGGAAAATTTGATCCCAAGTATGAGACAGACAATATCGTCTCTTTTCTGCCGCTGCCTTGGGTCGGCGAGCAGATGATTGCCGTTGCCAGCGGGCTTCTTTTCGGAATGACGGTAAACTTTCCGGAAAGCGCCGAATCAGCCCAGGCCGATTTGAGGGAGATAGGGCCCAATGTCATGTTCTCGCCGCCGCGGGTCTGGGAAAATCTTTGCGCCAGCGTTCAGGTAAAGGTGATGGACGCCTCCTGGCTGAAAAGGGCGATCTTCAACGTCTCCCTGCCCATCGGCGAAAAATGGTCAGAGTATAAATTTGCCAAAAAAACCCCCCCGCTTTATTTCACGATTATTTACTACCTCGCCTATTACGCGGTCTTCAAGGCGCTTAAGGATCGTCTCGGTTTCAGCAATATCCGCTCCGCTACAACCGGGGGCGCCGCGCTCGGTCCGGACACGTTCAAATTTTTCCACGCCCTCGGCATCTCCTTGAAGCAGATCTACGGACAGACGGAAATAGCCGGGATATCCTGCGTGCACAAGGATAACGACATCAATCCGGACACCATGGGTCAACCGATTCCGGAAACTGAAATGAAAATATCGGAAACCGGGGAGATCCTCTCCAAGGGGCCGGCGGTTTTTGCGGGATACTATAAACAGCCTGAGGAAACCGCAAATACGGTCATTGACGGATGGCTGCATTCCGGCGATGCCGGTTATCTTACCCCGGATGGTCATATCGTCGTTATTGACCGCATCAAGGACGTCATGAGCCTGATCGACGGGGTCAAGTTCTCACCGCAGTTCATCGAAAACAAGCTGAAATTCAGTCCCTACGTCAAAGAGGCGGTAACCGTCGGTCACAACCGCGATTTCATCATCGCCATGATCAGCATCGATTTCGGAATTGTTGGCAACTGGGCGGAACGTCACCGAATAAACTTCACCACCTATACCGACCTCTCTTCAAAACCGGAAGTCATCGACCTGATCCAGAGTGAGGCGGAAAAGGTAAACAAGGGCCTTCCGGAAAACGCCCGGATCAGACGCTTTGTCCTGCTTTACAAGGAGCTCGACGCCGATGACGATGAGTTGACCAGAACGGGCAAGGTCCGGCGGCATTATGTAGAGGAAAAATACGCTGAAATCATTGAAGGAATGTACTCCGGCAGTGATTCAATCAAGATAGATGCGACGATAAAATTCCAGGATGGTAAAACATCCACCATTCATACCGTCATGGCGGTTAGAAACGTCTAA